The following proteins are encoded in a genomic region of Nicoliella spurrieriana:
- the mltG gene encoding endolytic transglycosylase MltG — translation MSEHQSDSNQDSQAPAKFGRKIILWIASILIILFISIVFLGHNYVKTSLKPLNPSDHQTTEVNIPMGASDKKIGSILQDQGIVKSGIVFNYYVKAHNITNFRSGYYEFAPSMGLNQIAKLLQKGGAAESLRALRGRVVVREGANISAVADMVAQRTNYSRQEFLALMNDQKFIDQLAKQYPELLKSATKAKDVRYRLEGYLFPATYSANGTKNLKQLVEQMVAKTNTELKPYYRQIKKNKLTVQQVLTVASLVQGENVNAKNGAIIAGVLYNKLNAGLTLDATAAVAYASNNYLQKLTKQDYRVKSAYNLAIHHGYGPGPVNNPSLTFIQAALNPKERSKGYLYYLNDTSNKRVFYSQDQISSLKSISKGTTKQAD, via the coding sequence GTGAGTGAGCATCAATCTGATTCAAATCAAGATTCACAAGCACCCGCTAAATTTGGGCGCAAAATTATTTTGTGGATTGCCTCGATTTTGATTATCCTATTTATATCAATCGTGTTTTTGGGGCATAACTATGTGAAGACCTCGTTAAAACCGTTGAACCCTAGTGATCATCAAACGACCGAGGTGAACATTCCGATGGGCGCTTCTGATAAAAAGATCGGCTCAATCTTACAAGACCAAGGAATCGTCAAAAGTGGAATTGTCTTTAACTACTACGTTAAGGCCCATAACATCACGAACTTTCGGTCTGGGTACTACGAATTTGCACCTTCGATGGGGCTAAATCAAATTGCAAAGCTCTTGCAAAAGGGTGGCGCTGCAGAATCACTACGGGCGTTGCGCGGTCGGGTCGTGGTTCGTGAGGGCGCTAATATTTCAGCGGTTGCTGATATGGTAGCCCAACGAACGAATTACAGCCGGCAGGAATTTTTAGCCCTAATGAATGATCAAAAGTTCATCGACCAATTGGCTAAACAGTATCCAGAGTTGTTGAAATCAGCAACGAAGGCCAAGGACGTTCGGTACCGCCTGGAAGGGTATTTATTCCCGGCGACCTATAGTGCAAATGGGACCAAGAACCTAAAACAATTGGTCGAACAGATGGTTGCAAAGACCAACACCGAATTAAAGCCCTACTATCGTCAAATTAAGAAAAATAAGCTGACCGTTCAACAGGTCTTAACGGTAGCATCGTTAGTTCAAGGGGAGAACGTTAACGCTAAAAACGGTGCAATTATTGCCGGGGTCCTTTATAATAAATTAAACGCGGGATTGACCCTGGATGCCACTGCTGCGGTCGCCTATGCATCTAATAACTACCTGCAAAAGTTGACCAAGCAAGACTACCGGGTCAAATCAGCTTATAATCTAGCAATCCACCATGGATACGGCCCCGGGCCAGTCAACAACCCTAGCCTAACGTTCATTCAAGCAGCGTTAAATCCAAAGGAGCGCTCCAAGGGCTATCTATATTATTTGAACGACACCAGTAATAAACGCGTCTTTTATTCGCAAGACCAAATTAGTTCACTGAAGAGTATTAGTAAAGGGACTACCAAGCAAGCAGACTAG
- a CDS encoding TrmH family RNA methyltransferase, translating into MEKITSNQNRRVKAWTKLKTKHGRDNANQYLLEGWHLVSEAIKAEQPIVTIITTQARLNADGAAFADQYECVVVTDEVAKHIADTKTPQGIFAVVTISASDQVAANYARGGWLLLDQIQDPGNIGTMVRTADAMGLQGVVFGAGTASQYAPKVSRAMQGSQFHVQIAEADLVEWVNEYHEQGLPVYGTELNPNAVALNTVNAQPNFALIMGNEGNGMQSALLAMTDDNIFIPMKGNAESLNVAVAAGIVMFHLQK; encoded by the coding sequence ATGGAAAAAATTACATCAAATCAAAATCGCCGGGTCAAGGCCTGGACAAAGTTAAAAACTAAGCACGGTCGTGACAATGCTAATCAATACCTATTGGAGGGTTGGCATTTAGTATCAGAAGCCATCAAGGCTGAGCAACCCATCGTTACGATCATTACAACGCAAGCCCGCTTGAATGCCGATGGAGCTGCATTTGCGGATCAATATGAATGTGTAGTGGTGACTGATGAGGTTGCTAAACACATTGCAGACACCAAAACACCGCAGGGCATCTTCGCGGTGGTGACCATTTCTGCTAGTGATCAGGTGGCAGCCAACTACGCTCGGGGTGGCTGGTTATTATTAGATCAGATTCAAGATCCCGGCAATATCGGAACGATGGTCCGGACTGCTGATGCCATGGGCTTACAGGGCGTCGTTTTTGGAGCTGGTACCGCTAGTCAGTACGCCCCCAAAGTTTCTAGAGCAATGCAGGGAAGCCAATTTCACGTGCAAATTGCTGAAGCCGATCTAGTTGAATGGGTCAACGAATACCATGAACAGGGGCTACCGGTTTATGGGACCGAATTGAATCCCAATGCCGTGGCTTTAAATACGGTAAATGCCCAACCAAACTTTGCACTAATTATGGGCAATGAGGGGAACGGGATGCAATCAGCACTGCTTGCAATGACGGATGATAACATCTTCATTCCGATGAAGGGGAACGCAGAGTCGTTAAACGTTGCCGTTGCCGCTGGAATCGTTATGTTCCACCTACAAAAATAA
- the udk gene encoding uridine kinase, which produces MTEKRKRPVVIGVTGGSGSGKTTVSRAIFNHLLGNSLMILQQDAYYKDQSHKTMAQRELTNYDHPLAFDTDLLIEQINQLLDYQAIEKPVYDYTRLTRSKETVHQDPMDVIILEGILVLDDKRLRDLMDIKVFVDTDDDIRLIRRIRRDTQERGRTVDEVIQQYLDTVRPMYHEFIEPTKRNADIIIPEGGKNEVAIDLLTTKIKSILIQHGDHRVENNIDTSI; this is translated from the coding sequence ATGACAGAAAAAAGAAAACGACCGGTTGTAATTGGGGTTACTGGTGGTTCTGGAAGTGGGAAGACCACTGTTAGTCGTGCCATCTTTAACCACCTGTTGGGCAATTCACTAATGATTTTGCAACAAGACGCTTACTACAAAGACCAATCACACAAGACAATGGCACAACGGGAATTGACCAACTACGATCACCCGTTAGCTTTTGATACGGACCTATTGATCGAACAAATCAATCAGCTGTTGGATTACCAAGCGATTGAAAAGCCCGTTTATGATTATACCCGCCTAACTAGAAGTAAGGAGACGGTCCACCAAGATCCGATGGATGTGATTATCCTAGAGGGAATTTTGGTCTTAGACGATAAGCGGTTACGGGATTTAATGGATATTAAGGTCTTCGTTGATACCGATGATGATATTCGCCTGATCAGAAGAATTAGACGGGATACCCAAGAACGGGGCCGGACCGTTGATGAAGTGATCCAACAATATTTGGATACGGTCAGACCCATGTACCATGAATTTATCGAACCCACTAAGCGGAATGCTGATATTATCATTCCAGAAGGTGGGAAGAACGAGGTCGCAATTGACCTGTTGACCACTAAGATTAAGTCGATTTTAATTCAACACGGTGACCATCGCGTTGAAAATAATATTGATACATCGATTTAA
- a CDS encoding YfhO family protein, with amino-acid sequence MKRFLKSNWFLSLSFLLPFVIMACYFAYRNMAPFGSQSILTVDMGQQYVDFYAYFKHAITSDPSSIFYSFSKALGGEMIGLWAYYLTSPINLILLLFPLRSLASGILIMTLIKYGLAGLSFGYLLFKRTKTNLALIPAWATMYALNGWIIANQLNLIWLDAMYMLPLVVLGIERLVDTGRIRTYLISLAMMLFINYYMAYMVCIFSVIYFAYYATTQYRSKRQLLSNTVRYAGSSLLAGGLAAFILLPTFAALLVSKATYTVTKVKWQFEYQPYKMLAKFFNGSFNFDQMPNGTPNLFVGSVALITFTAFFLIPKFRPRQRIAAALVTALLAASMMLKPLDLFWHAMQFPIWYPYRFSFIACFWIIWIGNHAFNQLDSLREWMKIVTIAILASGAMLITLNIKRFSNFLTVENVSIGLILMVAAILLVFWVRNTQYSAIAILILVCGEMSYNVFSSLNNISYVTNPNYVNYTQNLKEPVERIQASDSSFYRIGKTFYRTKDDPFEASYNGGDHFSSTFETATPKFFENIGQPDGDGFTEYSNGTMLSDSLLSMKYWLNANNPNPNQYLQALTSKPDLNRYQQLNERNHVQTYQNPFTLPIAFASSNQIFKPITATDPIRYQSDIFNQLLGQSTDRRWFTAINFDSSTFKNLPRQNNLTGAFLQRKNLLKPANMMLTFTPKTNDSYYLTLGSAINLGSSQDSQNVKIYKNGFPLDQYPTYRNTVITNVASKDKGKPITINIELTKSSLLLQNFTLYQFHNQRFASQVKHLQSQSATINNFNSAKLQGRINIKNHQALTTTVPYSKGWHLLINGKTHPIKKWSDMFIGADLTPGKYHFKLYYWPPLLTPGLLITGTTILIIGGYYLVKRRHKRA; translated from the coding sequence ATGAAACGCTTTTTAAAATCGAACTGGTTTTTATCACTCAGTTTTTTATTGCCATTTGTTATTATGGCATGTTACTTCGCTTATCGCAACATGGCCCCCTTCGGTAGTCAAAGTATCTTGACCGTCGATATGGGGCAGCAATACGTTGACTTCTATGCCTATTTCAAACACGCCATCACCAGTGATCCCAGCAGTATTTTTTACTCCTTTTCCAAGGCGCTCGGGGGCGAAATGATCGGCCTATGGGCATACTACCTAACTAGTCCGATTAACTTAATTTTATTATTATTTCCCCTAAGAAGCCTCGCTAGTGGCATCTTGATCATGACCCTAATAAAGTATGGGCTCGCCGGATTAAGCTTTGGGTACCTCCTCTTCAAACGCACCAAAACGAACCTAGCATTGATTCCAGCATGGGCAACGATGTATGCGCTGAACGGCTGGATCATCGCTAACCAGTTGAACTTAATCTGGTTAGATGCCATGTACATGCTCCCGTTAGTCGTATTGGGAATCGAACGGTTGGTGGATACCGGCCGGATTAGGACCTATTTGATCAGTTTAGCGATGATGCTATTTATTAACTACTACATGGCATACATGGTCTGTATTTTTTCGGTCATCTACTTTGCCTACTATGCCACTACCCAGTACCGCTCAAAGCGTCAATTGCTGAGCAATACGGTCCGGTATGCGGGAAGCTCGCTTCTGGCAGGTGGGTTAGCAGCGTTCATTTTATTACCGACGTTTGCAGCCCTGTTGGTCAGCAAAGCTACTTACACCGTGACCAAGGTCAAATGGCAATTTGAGTATCAACCGTACAAAATGCTTGCAAAGTTCTTTAACGGTAGCTTTAACTTCGATCAAATGCCTAACGGAACCCCGAATCTATTCGTGGGGAGCGTTGCTTTGATCACCTTTACGGCCTTCTTCTTGATTCCTAAATTTAGGCCGCGCCAAAGAATTGCGGCAGCGCTAGTCACGGCATTGCTGGCCGCTTCAATGATGCTAAAGCCACTCGACTTATTCTGGCACGCAATGCAGTTTCCGATTTGGTATCCATACCGGTTTTCGTTCATCGCTTGTTTTTGGATTATTTGGATTGGCAACCACGCCTTCAACCAGCTTGATTCATTACGGGAGTGGATGAAGATTGTCACCATTGCGATCTTAGCGAGTGGTGCCATGCTGATCACCTTAAACATCAAGCGCTTCAGTAATTTTCTAACGGTCGAAAATGTTTCAATCGGCCTAATTTTAATGGTCGCGGCCATCCTGTTGGTCTTTTGGGTTCGTAACACCCAGTATTCGGCCATCGCGATTTTGATTCTGGTCTGCGGTGAGATGAGTTATAACGTCTTTAGCTCCTTAAACAATATTTCATACGTGACCAATCCTAACTACGTGAACTACACCCAAAATCTAAAGGAGCCCGTTGAACGCATCCAAGCTAGTGATTCTTCGTTTTACCGCATCGGTAAGACCTTCTACCGCACTAAGGACGATCCATTTGAAGCTAGCTACAATGGCGGTGACCACTTCTCATCAACGTTTGAAACGGCGACCCCTAAGTTCTTCGAAAATATCGGTCAACCAGATGGGGACGGCTTCACCGAGTATTCGAACGGAACCATGCTATCCGATTCACTGTTATCAATGAAGTATTGGCTCAATGCTAATAATCCCAACCCTAACCAATACCTTCAGGCGCTCACCAGCAAGCCGGATTTAAACCGCTATCAGCAATTGAATGAGCGAAATCACGTTCAAACCTACCAAAACCCATTCACCCTTCCAATTGCCTTTGCCAGCAGTAATCAAATTTTCAAACCAATTACCGCTACTGATCCGATCCGCTATCAATCCGATATCTTTAACCAATTGTTAGGGCAATCTACTGACCGGAGGTGGTTTACTGCCATCAATTTTGATAGTTCGACCTTTAAGAACCTTCCCCGCCAAAATAACCTGACCGGCGCCTTTCTCCAACGCAAGAACCTATTAAAGCCCGCAAACATGATGTTGACGTTTACACCTAAGACTAACGATTCGTACTACCTAACGCTGGGGAGCGCCATCAACTTAGGGAGTTCCCAGGACAGCCAAAACGTTAAAATTTACAAGAACGGCTTTCCATTGGATCAATATCCGACCTACCGCAATACCGTCATTACAAACGTTGCTTCTAAGGACAAGGGCAAACCCATCACAATCAACATCGAATTAACAAAATCAAGCTTACTATTGCAGAACTTCACACTGTACCAATTTCATAACCAACGGTTCGCATCGCAAGTGAAGCACTTACAGTCTCAATCAGCAACGATTAACAATTTCAATAGTGCTAAACTGCAGGGACGCATCAACATTAAAAACCACCAGGCATTGACGACTACGGTGCCATATTCTAAGGGCTGGCACCTCTTGATTAACGGAAAGACCCATCCAATCAAGAAATGGTCCGACATGTTCATTGGGGCTGATTTGACCCCCGGTAAGTACCACTTTAAATTATACTACTGGCCACCACTGTTGACTCCGGGGCTCCTGATTACCGGAACGACGATTTTAATCATTGGTGGTTACTACCTCGTTAAACGCCGCCATAAACGAGCATAA
- the pheT gene encoding phenylalanine--tRNA ligase subunit beta has protein sequence MLVSYKWLKEYLDLDVPATELAEKIERTAVEVDGVFRPEAGLKKIVVGDILSMENHPDSDHLHVCQVDIGEDEPVQIVCGAPNVQAGKKVIVAESGARVADNQKIKRSKMRGVVSNGMICGLDEIGIDKNVVPKEWADGIYFLPDDAKPGDAVYSYLGMDDDLIDLDVTPNRGDMLSIYGTAHELAAIYDLPLMLDHPALDETGEQNAADLIQATADPKVAPNFNLRVLTNVKVQSSPLWMQIRLWNAGIKPINNVVDATNYIMWKYGQPMHAYDYDQLAGHELVVRQANDGEQLKTLNENDNELVADDIVVADADKPVALAGVMGGFASQVTENTTTIVLESATFDSVKVRKTAQRHLIHTDASQRFERGVDHASVREALDAAAELISNDHHATVQKGIVTASDDHAKPSVVQTTAERINAVLGTNLSATQISSIFERLGFEVQNDDGAFTVTVPVRRWDIHIPADLFEEVARIYGYDNIPSTLPVSQTTVGRLTAKQTLIRKTRDVLEGAGLTHAISYALTSADKAASFMMRPSAPTNLSFPMSSDHTTLRMNLLSGLLTDIAYNQARSVHDVALYEQGRVFYKDSADQARPAEIEHVAGAITGSLVDKAWNHDPAPTDFYQIKGIAELLLKELNVAGDIEYRATDQYPDMHPGRTADVYVHGHLVGFVGQIHPSVAKQYKIKATYGFEFDLQKLIDMPKQEQQSHTISKYPSVSRDIAMLVDQSVTNHQLVEVIKKRGGAYLTDIHLFDIFEGHGIPAGKKSIAYSLTYQNKHDTMVDDDVNKAFDKVKKALQDEFNVTIR, from the coding sequence ATGCTTGTTTCTTACAAATGGCTAAAGGAATACCTGGATCTCGACGTTCCAGCCACCGAATTAGCTGAAAAAATCGAAAGAACCGCCGTTGAAGTGGACGGCGTATTCAGACCGGAAGCCGGTCTAAAGAAAATTGTGGTTGGTGACATCCTATCAATGGAAAACCATCCTGATTCTGATCATTTGCACGTGTGTCAAGTGGATATCGGTGAAGATGAACCAGTGCAGATTGTCTGTGGAGCGCCAAACGTCCAAGCTGGCAAGAAGGTGATCGTTGCCGAAAGCGGGGCGCGAGTGGCTGATAATCAAAAAATTAAGCGTAGTAAGATGCGCGGCGTTGTTTCAAACGGGATGATTTGTGGATTAGATGAAATCGGCATCGATAAGAACGTTGTGCCAAAGGAATGGGCCGATGGAATCTACTTCCTGCCGGATGATGCCAAGCCTGGCGATGCTGTTTATTCATACTTAGGGATGGATGATGATTTAATCGATTTGGACGTGACGCCAAACCGAGGGGACATGCTAAGTATTTACGGGACCGCCCATGAATTAGCAGCAATTTACGACCTCCCATTAATGTTGGACCACCCTGCATTGGATGAGACCGGGGAGCAAAACGCTGCCGACTTAATTCAAGCTACCGCTGATCCAAAGGTCGCACCTAATTTTAACCTGCGGGTGTTGACTAACGTGAAGGTCCAAAGCAGTCCCCTTTGGATGCAGATTAGACTCTGGAATGCCGGAATCAAACCAATTAACAACGTAGTGGACGCCACTAACTACATTATGTGGAAGTACGGCCAACCAATGCACGCCTATGATTACGATCAATTAGCCGGGCATGAATTAGTGGTTCGGCAAGCAAACGATGGCGAACAACTAAAGACGCTCAATGAAAACGACAATGAGTTAGTTGCGGATGACATCGTAGTTGCTGATGCTGACAAACCAGTTGCATTAGCCGGAGTAATGGGTGGCTTTGCTAGTCAAGTGACTGAAAACACCACGACCATCGTGTTAGAAAGCGCAACCTTTGATTCCGTGAAGGTTAGAAAGACGGCGCAACGCCATTTGATCCACACCGATGCCTCCCAACGCTTTGAACGGGGGGTTGACCACGCAAGCGTCCGTGAAGCCCTCGATGCAGCGGCTGAATTGATTAGTAATGATCACCATGCAACGGTTCAAAAGGGAATCGTGACCGCTAGTGATGACCATGCCAAACCTAGCGTAGTGCAGACCACTGCAGAACGCATCAATGCGGTCTTAGGAACTAATCTATCAGCCACTCAAATTAGTTCGATTTTTGAACGCCTTGGTTTTGAAGTGCAAAATGACGATGGTGCCTTTACGGTCACCGTACCGGTCAGAAGATGGGACATTCACATCCCAGCAGATCTGTTCGAAGAAGTCGCACGGATTTACGGTTATGACAACATCCCAAGTACGTTACCAGTGAGTCAAACCACCGTGGGTCGTTTGACTGCAAAACAAACGTTGATTCGAAAGACGCGGGATGTATTAGAGGGCGCTGGCTTAACGCACGCCATTTCATACGCGCTCACGTCTGCTGATAAGGCCGCTTCGTTCATGATGCGCCCCAGTGCACCAACGAACCTGAGTTTTCCAATGAGTAGCGACCATACGACGCTGCGGATGAACCTATTGAGTGGCTTGCTAACTGACATTGCTTATAACCAAGCGCGTAGTGTTCACGATGTTGCATTATACGAACAGGGACGGGTATTCTACAAGGACAGTGCTGACCAAGCGCGTCCAGCTGAAATTGAACACGTGGCCGGTGCAATTACCGGTTCATTAGTCGACAAGGCTTGGAATCACGACCCTGCCCCAACTGATTTCTATCAAATTAAGGGGATTGCCGAGTTATTATTGAAGGAACTAAACGTGGCTGGTGACATTGAATACCGGGCCACTGATCAATATCCTGATATGCACCCGGGACGGACTGCTGATGTTTATGTGCATGGGCACTTAGTCGGATTTGTGGGCCAAATTCACCCGAGCGTTGCTAAGCAATACAAGATCAAAGCGACTTATGGATTTGAATTTGACCTTCAAAAACTAATTGACATGCCAAAACAAGAACAACAATCTCACACGATTTCTAAGTACCCATCGGTCAGTCGTGATATCGCAATGTTAGTTGATCAATCAGTTACCAACCATCAATTGGTGGAAGTAATCAAAAAACGTGGTGGTGCATATTTGACCGATATCCACCTCTTTGATATTTTCGAAGGGCATGGCATTCCAGCCGGCAAAAAGTCGATTGCATATTCACTTACCTATCAAAATAAGCATGATACAATGGTTGATGATGATGTTAACAAGGCTTTTGATAAGGTTAAAAAGGCACTTCAAGATGAATTTAACGTTACGATTCGTTAG
- a CDS encoding winged helix-turn-helix transcriptional regulator, whose product MDEPKVMQCAPDFHLCPKFQKTFSILGKKWNGLIIETLLNEGPLRFKNISKAVNKCSDRVLVERLKELEADGIVNRVTFDDSSLIQYQLTDKGLELEPIMSSVHTWANKWFD is encoded by the coding sequence ATGGATGAACCTAAGGTAATGCAATGTGCGCCTGATTTTCATCTCTGTCCCAAATTTCAAAAAACGTTCTCCATTTTAGGCAAAAAATGGAACGGATTGATCATTGAGACGTTGCTAAATGAAGGACCATTGCGATTTAAGAACATTTCAAAGGCCGTCAATAAGTGCAGTGACCGGGTCTTAGTTGAGCGCCTAAAGGAACTCGAAGCGGATGGCATCGTTAACCGGGTTACTTTTGATGACTCATCGTTGATTCAATACCAATTGACCGATAAGGGATTAGAATTAGAACCCATCATGAGTTCAGTTCATACCTGGGCAAATAAGTGGTTCGATTAA
- the greA gene encoding transcription elongation factor GreA has protein sequence MPADEKFPMTAEGKQNLEKELEDLRLNQRPKIIERIKIARSYGDLSENSEYESAKNEQSMLEGRIATIEHMLQYAEVVDNADTDSDIVNVGKKVTFVEQPDGDPETYQIVGAAEADPLEGKISNDSPIAKGLLGNKVNDVVTIQIPAGNMIVKITNVE, from the coding sequence ATGCCAGCTGATGAAAAATTTCCAATGACTGCTGAAGGAAAACAAAACCTAGAAAAAGAATTAGAAGACTTGCGGTTGAACCAACGACCAAAGATTATTGAAAGAATTAAGATTGCCCGGAGTTACGGTGATTTATCCGAAAATTCAGAATACGAATCCGCCAAGAACGAACAAAGTATGCTCGAAGGCCGGATCGCTACGATCGAACACATGCTGCAATACGCAGAAGTGGTCGATAATGCCGATACTGATTCAGACATCGTGAACGTGGGGAAAAAGGTAACCTTTGTCGAACAACCCGATGGTGATCCTGAAACCTACCAAATCGTGGGGGCTGCCGAAGCAGATCCATTGGAAGGTAAGATTTCCAACGACTCGCCAATTGCCAAGGGCCTATTGGGTAATAAGGTCAACGACGTTGTTACGATTCAAATTCCTGCTGGAAACATGATCGTAAAAATTACTAATGTTGAATAA
- the pheS gene encoding phenylalanine--tRNA ligase subunit alpha: MGLKDELSRIHDDGLAAIKNATDIKSIRENIRVKLLGKKGPITQALRGIKDLAVQDRPKVGSYANKVRDDLQAALDAKIADLENKKLNQQLAAEKIDVTLPGTPVAKGHPHVIQSIIDEITDLFLGMGYEVLSGPEVEEDKYNFEMMNLPKNHPARDMQDTFYITDEILMRTQTSPMQARTLEKHDFTKGPLKMISPGVVYRRDTDDPTHSHQFHQVEGMVVSETITMSDLKGTLELLTHELFGNKFNVRLRPSYFPFTEPSVEADITCFNCMGKGCSVCKGSGWIEVLGAGMVHPNVLRNAGVDPDKYTGFAFGLGPDRLAMLKYGVSDIRDFYLDDVRFLSQFN, from the coding sequence ATGGGTTTAAAAGATGAACTAAGCCGGATTCATGATGACGGATTAGCCGCCATTAAGAATGCGACTGATATTAAATCAATTCGTGAAAACATTAGGGTCAAATTACTGGGGAAGAAGGGTCCCATTACCCAAGCCTTGCGGGGAATTAAGGACCTAGCAGTTCAAGATCGCCCTAAGGTAGGGAGTTATGCTAACAAGGTCCGTGATGATTTACAAGCGGCTTTGGATGCTAAAATTGCTGATTTGGAGAACAAAAAGTTAAATCAACAATTAGCTGCAGAAAAAATTGACGTGACCCTTCCAGGGACCCCGGTTGCCAAGGGGCATCCCCACGTCATTCAATCGATCATTGATGAAATTACCGACTTATTTTTAGGGATGGGCTACGAAGTCTTGAGCGGTCCAGAAGTGGAAGAAGATAAGTATAACTTCGAAATGATGAACCTCCCTAAGAACCATCCCGCTCGTGATATGCAAGACACGTTCTACATTACCGATGAAATCTTAATGCGGACTCAGACCTCACCAATGCAGGCCAGAACGCTAGAAAAGCATGACTTTACCAAGGGCCCGCTTAAGATGATCTCACCCGGGGTCGTTTATCGGCGGGATACCGATGACCCTACCCATTCCCATCAATTCCACCAAGTCGAGGGGATGGTGGTTTCTGAAACCATTACCATGAGTGATTTAAAGGGAACGCTAGAACTATTGACCCACGAACTATTTGGCAATAAGTTCAACGTTCGCCTTAGACCTAGTTACTTCCCATTTACCGAACCATCCGTCGAAGCTGATATTACCTGCTTTAACTGTATGGGGAAGGGTTGTAGCGTTTGTAAGGGGAGCGGCTGGATCGAAGTCTTAGGAGCAGGAATGGTCCATCCGAACGTCTTGAGAAATGCGGGGGTCGATCCTGATAAATACACCGGCTTTGCATTTGGGCTTGGCCCAGACCGGTTAGCAATGCTGAAGTACGGAGTTTCAGATATTCGAGACTTCTACTTAGATGATGTTCGGTTCCTATCTCAATTTAACTAG
- a CDS encoding acylphosphatase, translating to MKPTLELIAFGTVQGVGFRWATKQIADQLGLNGSVTNLADGSVKILAQGDHHKLDQLVQQIKTAPTSAAEVTDVSLRFIKHDEFKGFSVN from the coding sequence ATGAAACCAACTTTAGAATTAATTGCATTTGGGACCGTCCAAGGGGTCGGCTTTCGTTGGGCGACCAAGCAAATTGCAGACCAATTGGGCCTCAATGGTTCCGTTACGAACTTGGCGGATGGCTCCGTTAAAATTTTGGCCCAGGGTGACCATCACAAACTAGATCAACTCGTCCAACAAATCAAAACGGCACCGACCAGTGCTGCTGAGGTGACCGACGTTAGTCTACGGTTTATTAAACACGATGAATTCAAGGGCTTTAGCGTGAATTAA
- a CDS encoding HD domain-containing protein — protein sequence MDASKWRDDSEYVSIVSDLLKQPLVKKMDTIVQHHHSTRLKHSLYVSYVSYRIAKRLHLNYRAIARGGLLHDFFFYDWRVTKFNLGSHAFIHPRVALKNAEKITELSPMERDIILKHMWGFTLARPKYRESVIVSLVDDYAAIHEFLLPFNQKIKQIFEKI from the coding sequence GTGGATGCATCTAAGTGGCGGGATGATTCAGAATATGTTTCGATCGTTTCTGACCTGTTGAAACAACCATTGGTAAAGAAGATGGATACGATCGTTCAGCATCACCATTCGACGCGGTTGAAGCATTCGCTCTACGTTTCATACGTAAGCTACCGAATTGCGAAGCGCCTTCATTTGAATTACCGTGCGATTGCCCGCGGGGGCCTGTTACACGACTTCTTTTTTTATGATTGGCGGGTGACTAAGTTCAATTTAGGCTCGCATGCTTTTATCCATCCCCGCGTGGCTTTGAAGAATGCTGAAAAAATCACTGAACTTTCACCAATGGAACGCGATATCATCTTAAAGCACATGTGGGGATTTACGCTTGCCCGACCGAAGTATCGGGAAAGCGTGATTGTCTCATTGGTTGATGACTATGCAGCGATCCATGAATTTTTGCTCCCGTTCAACCAAAAAATAAAGCAAATATTTGAAAAAATATGA